Within the Vanessa cardui chromosome 6, ilVanCard2.1, whole genome shotgun sequence genome, the region gactggcggGAGGGATGCCGCGGGGCTGCTCCAGGTACGTTCCTGGTTAGCGTCATGGCGGACTATGTGAATGGTCTCATTGGCTAAGAGGGAGTAGGAGGGCTCGATACTCGAGCCTCCCAGGTGTTTTACACCGTTGGTCGGCGGCAGAGCCTACCATCTTTTCCACCGCAGGGCGACCGGCGATTCGTTGACGCCCAGCCTTCAGTGGCGGACTCGTGGGAGTTCGTGAGCACACGCATTCCACGTGTGTCATTCAGGCGCCTAACGGCAGCTGCCGCTGGTGGGGTCGCGGATGCATGCCctgggcgatcccgttgcctcaccaCTCGGCGGAATGGTGGAAACCCTAGGATGGTTTTAATGGGCAGGACAGGGCTTAAGGCCCTGGCTTGGGCCCTTATAGCCCCGGTTGAGCCCCACATCCCCGTTCCGGTCCCCCGACGGGGCGGCATGCGTAAACGCATTTCCTCCtcgttaaaaaaaaggtttggtTTGGTTTCACTACTTTTGTTTGTATTCGTGTAATCGGTTCGTTATAAGTAGTAAGAACTATTTTCAGGCAAATTCGAGTCATTGGGTCACTCAATTACTGGTAGGGTTTATACTTTTAACCTCATCGAAAACAAGCTGAAGGTCAAACCTTTACCTGccatttcactttttttttatcgtatactTAGTGCTCAAAAATGCACAAacattatataagttttatattaatttcttaaaaaaaatattgcccaTACTAACTTTCACCCTTCCTTCTCCGACCCTAACCTGTGTTCTTCATCGAGAATCTATCACCATACCATATTTCATCTAAGCCAGTTCAGTGGTTTATTCCTGAAGAGGTGACATTGTAGATTTGATAAATATGACATTCATGGTTTCATTCTATTTAAGGCGGTTTAATATATCGTATTATATGTATCAGTAAGTTTAGATGTCGACAACCGCCTTTTTTTCATTAGAAGTAATggtcacagataaaaaataaaataagcaaatacAAGTAAGActctttattgttattatatttcagaAAATAAATCACATGTTTATGTATTTGGTATTCAGCTTCGGCCGAATCAAATGTTTAGTGAATTCGCATTGCAACCATTGGAATGTTTTGTAACAAACGCCAAACTTTTTGTTATAACTAGGAAATGTAGATGTAGTTTATTCATACTAAACACAATGTATCCAATCTGGTCTTCTTTTAGATAAtagatattactttaatactaTACCAACACTTCATTatgctttattaatttaatcataaatatccCTACTCTTTATTTACTTCATCAAATTTATAGCTTTCAGCAAGGAATTGATTAAATGAAGTACTTATTCATGATAACATCACATATTACACTGAGACAATTATTTACACTCACTAACATTCTTGGCACTGTCTCTTAGACGAAGTCTCATCGTCGACAGGTTCTTTCCGTTTTAGTGCTTTAGCTTCTTTATCCTCGGACATATCTTCACTCATGTTAGATTTATCATCGTCAGTCTTATCATCGGAACACTGTAGTCTATTTTTTGTGACTTCGCCTTGCCTGTTTGTCGGGGCATCTTCTGTCAGTTGTTCTTCGTCAAAATTGGAGCCATCGTCTTCCTGATTTGAATCATCTACAGACTTCTCGAGGTAATCAATTTCATCAGAAGCCGCCTCCAGTCTCTCGGCTGATCTTTGTGAGTTTTCGTCTTCTTTGGGGCTAATGGAACTGCGCTTGCTGAGTGAAATCCGCGCCATTAATGCCCTGTGTAACTGCGAGATGTCGGCCGGCGCTCCCTAGAATATTTGAAAGATAAACATTAATTCTTGGCACTTGCTTAGTGTTTCCTATCACATATTTGGTAAAAGTAGATTTAATATAATCCTGTTAACACATGGAGGAAAATCAAGaacaatacttaattattttttatttaatttagataagTTAAATAATCATCAGAAGTCTGATACTAAAATACATCTTATGTAATATAAAGGTAAGTAAATTTTCCTATATTTCCAATAACTAGTTTAGTAAGTAGGTATGCATTATACATGAATGTGTGAAGTGGAATGTCATAGTTACTTATTTCATTCGTTTGTAGTTGTGTGTTATGTTTAAGGAATTTTCCTCGTTTGTAACTAATGATGGCATAAAATAGTGAGAACAGGGAAGgcattgttattttacttttagaaGGTACAAAGAGAGACCTGAGACTGGcaaagacattttttataacaaatcacTAAGTCCTTACTTAGTGATTTGTTATTTGATAGTATTGAACACAGTAGTAGTAAATCCCTTCATATTTACACGAGCATGTAACGATAACTTTGCATGCACTTTTTTACGAATTCGCACATGATACAGTAACATACATTAAGCACACTAACCATGATTAGGAAGAGTTTGACTTGCTGCTGGGCATCGGCCGCCGTTATCCGGAGCGACTTGTTCCCCGCGCGCTCCACCACCATGTCGGGCCACAGCTTGGTGTTGAGCACGACGCGCAGCGAGCCCGCCACGCGCGCCACGAGCcgcgcgccccccgcgcccgcgACGCCCgccccgcccgcgccgccccccgcgccccccgcgccgcccgccgcgccgtcGTTGAGCCGCAGCACGCCGCGCCCGCGCTCGCGCCAGCTGCCGCTCTCCCAGGCGAACAGTCGACACGATATCTGCCAGAAGGAACAGCGattgttacatattatttattcatttgtttattcgTTCTAGTTTCGTATATTAAGCAGCTCCTGTAGGTGGATTATTGGGTTCACTGTCAAACAATTCTCAGTAACATGCCGCAATCTAGAAGTTGGTAGTGTCTACTTTTCTATACATTAGAGAGAACGTAGCTTTTGCTTCTGCAGTTAAAGGCCTTCAGGTCACGTCGTAGTCGTCCCATTGGATTAAAAGAGTGAGAAAGCAGAGAGTTCGACTGTATTGGCACGCACATTAGTGCAAATACATTCTGCGTAGTAAAGGCCATTCTGTTTGACAGCGGTTACTAGGACATCATAATGATTTCTTAAAGACGTGAAGTCTGATGATgatttgtttatgtttacccaatagtcaggggccatctgaaaatcagtgctgtgcattagcacagcttatactgagatgaaccccttgctacctacactatattctttaaatttaattattttcttctgtatatatctatgtaatgtatgtgtgtagcaaaataaatggtttaactGATCTCTTGAAATCTTTAGCTCGTTGGTGTTTAAATAACAGTATGCATGAATTTACCTGGAGCACATTAATCTCATCCTCCTCGCCGGTCATGGTACAGTAGGAGGTGGGGGGCGGCGGCCGCGCGTGTGAGCGTTCGTACTCGGCCGCCGCCGCTGCGAGGCCCTCTCCACCTTCCACGGCTGCCTCGTCTTGTACCTGAACagaatatattactattttagaCTTTACttgaaaacagtttttttaaactaaatgacAAATTAATCGGAATTCAGATatgtataactttttaaatcagccatatacataataaagtatTCAAATGTTTGATAATACACTTTTTGACATATGGGGCTAGCCCAAGTGTTTACGGCGTACGTTACATTTTGGGTACCGATTTGATTACTTACTAAataaacttgaataaaaaatttctTAGTTTTACTGGCGACTTCGAGGCCTTGTGTGTCTtgttattaaactttaataatgacataatttcccccttaaaataaattagcagTTTGTCTGTCAATCAAAACAGTATCAATTGTGTAGTATGgtgtacaaaataattaaagtacattGTTTCCCAATTGCATAGTACGTATTCACATACCAACTTCAGACTAAAGTAACATTACTTAATATAACTAAAAGTGATATTTTAGTTACTGCATTTGTAACTAAAAAAAGGGTATGTCGATTATACAGCATTACTTACTGGAACATTTTCTTTAACTGTTGACGCCACGGCACTAGTAAAAAGCAGCTCGGACGAACCATTTGAGGAGCTGTGATCTACCGATGCTTCaccattatttacattttctttaatGACTACCCTCTCGCTTAAATTCTGACCGAAAACAAAACCACTCGAGGAAGTGCTTGTAGTGGGTTGTGCGGGTGTTGGAACTGACGTTGTGGTTCTTGGAGCAACACTACTAGATCCTAATGGAACAAACTTTGGTGCTTCGACATCTTTTGTCTCGTTCAGTCTGGTATCGACCGATGTTACTGTTTCATTCTTTTTCTCTGCGTTGCCTCCTTCTGGCTCAGTCACTTTGAGGAAGGGATTGTTTCCTGGCTTTAGTTGTGGCGGACGTAGAACAGATCCTGCAAATAATTATCTTGTTTTGACAATTGtgaatttaaaatcattattttgggGTAAAATATCCTCTGGATATATATATTCTCGTCATCTTTGAGCAAGCAACTGGCATTTACGCCAAAGCGGCTAGTATCACAAACATGCAGACCCCACTATTTGCCACAAAATTTCTCCACTCATGTTGCCTACCATGTAAGTGGAATTGCAATTTTTAATAGCTGAAGTACGTAAACACGCTTAAGAAGAAGACTGCTTAACAGCTGTAGAATCGTGAATTAGACTAAAATTGTCATATCAGATAATGTTAACTAtagtaaactaataaaatattcaaagacTACAAATTTGCCATTTAATACATCTATAAAATTCCTTTCCTATTTTCTACCTTCTTCTTCCCCAGTTGCCTACAAAACGTTCTTATAGAAATAGCAATTTTTCAGTTAATtacttatttgaattaattattttttacttggtggtacggttttgtgcaagcacgactggttaggtaccacccactcatcagatattctaccgccaaacaacagcacatagtattgttgtgttctgccaaataatttcattcaaaaaaaatttttgaataggAAGTCATATTGTGTGTGCTTTGGTACTTAAAGTATTTCCTGTACAAGGTTTTTTATACTTTGAACTTCTGTATCAACACAAAAGTATTGACAGTAAAAATGATGCAGATTACCAACTTAACAGCAAAAAGACATATATAGAGAACAAGCTCAGCATACATAGAACACAGTAcctaataactaataatttctaagcatattcaaaaatattatatattatgtaagttaCATATTAACTTCTAAAAGAATTAAAAGAAGCTTTGCCACAGTAGCCATTGTGTGCCAAAGTCTTTTGGGATAAGGCATCATCCCTTTTTTGAGAAGGAAGTTTGAAACAAATTGCCAATGCATGtggattcatatataatataacagtttCTCATCCGACACATGCAGGACCTGACTATATTTTAGCCTCAGAGCacaagacgaattataaacacatgaatattcagtggggCTTGTCAGTATTTGAATCTGCACTCATCAGATGGATCTGATAAGTGATCTTACCATCCCTGCTCATAGCCAACAAAGTAACAAAAGTTTGATTTCAcacaaatgataataattagaaCTTATATTcacttattatatacatatactttagGCAGTCTACTAGATATTAAGAAAATaccaaaacatatataatttgattttattatttctttgaagGC harbors:
- the LOC124530479 gene encoding ran-binding protein 3 — encoded protein: MADAKQGKTPEDFYNGQSQSRVVLAKPRLGGFGTSSFASSSSKSCNPFGSVLRPPQLKPGNNPFLKVTEPEGGNAEKKNETVTSVDTRLNETKDVEAPKFVPLGSSSVAPRTTTSVPTPAQPTTSTSSSGFVFGQNLSERVVIKENVNNGEASVDHSSSNGSSELLFTSAVASTVKENVPVQDEAAVEGGEGLAAAAAEYERSHARPPPPTSYCTMTGEEDEINVLQISCRLFAWESGSWRERGRGVLRLNDGAAGGAGGAGGGAGGAGVAGAGGARLVARVAGSLRVVLNTKLWPDMVVERAGNKSLRITAADAQQQVKLFLIMGAPADISQLHRALMARISLSKRSSISPKEDENSQRSAERLEAASDEIDYLEKSVDDSNQEDDGSNFDEEQLTEDAPTNRQGEVTKNRLQCSDDKTDDDKSNMSEDMSEDKEAKALKRKEPVDDETSSKRQCQEC